In Erpetoichthys calabaricus chromosome 4, fErpCal1.3, whole genome shotgun sequence, one genomic interval encodes:
- the LOC114651017 gene encoding olfactory receptor 52H1-like, protein MYNVVGNTSDFILEGFLFSPEARVPLFLLVFFGYIIIIFVNTTLFLTIFFHTHLHGPMYVMLCNLIMCDLFGSTAVMPRLMADFFVDVKVISFAACIIQAFFIHMYYLAGQLVLAAMALDRYVAICNPLRYNTIMTPRMVVKLCSIAWGGAFIMVVILLSTTISLKKCKSLVVHAYCFNGALFVLACGDYTANNIYGLFITYFPSTLSMSAIVFTYTKILIACFFKAQANAKSKALQTCASHLTVYVIFETTLLFSIMALRFPNINPTLTKIFGTVMITVPPCLNPLIYGINTKEIRNTVLKHFKKKITSS, encoded by the coding sequence ATGTACAACGTTGTTGGAAACACGTCAGATTTCATTTTGGAAGGTTTCCTCTTTTCACCAGAAGCCAGGGTGCCCCTGTTTTTATTAGTCTTTTTTGGGTATATAATCATTATTTTTGTGaatacaacactttttctaaCAATATTTTTTCATACGCATTTGCATGGACCAATGTACGTAATGTTATGTAACCTAATTATGTGTGACTTATTCGGCAGCACCGCTGTAATGCCAAGACTAATGGCAGACTTTTTTGTGGATGTAAAGGTTATCTCTTTTGCAGCATGTATTATACAAGCTTTCTTCATTCACATGTACTACCTCGCGGGACAGCTGGTACTGGCAGCAATGGCGTTAGACAGATATGTGGCGATTTGTAATCCTCTCCGCTACAATACAATCATGACCCCACGGATGGTAGTGAAACTCTGCTCGATTGCCTGGGGAGGCGCCTTTATTATGGTCGTAATTCTTTTGTCAACTACGATTAgccttaaaaaatgtaaatcattaGTTGTACACGCGTATTGTTTCAATGGAGCATTGTTTGTATTGGCTTGCGGAGATTATACGGCAAATaatatttatggattatttataacgTATTTCCCATCAACTTTGTCCATGTCGGCAATTGTTTTCACTTACACTAAAATTCTAATAGCCTGTTTTTTTAAAGCGCAAGCCAACGCTAAAAGTAAAGCTCTTCAGACCTGCGCATCACATTTAACTGTTTATGTCATATTTGAAACCACCCTTTTATTCTCAATAATGGCTTTGCGTTTTCCAAATATCAATCCTACTTTAACAAAGATATTTGGGACAGTGATGATTACCGTTCCGCCTTGTCTGAATCCCCTGATTTATGGAATAAACACAAAGGAAATTCGAAATACTgttctgaaacattttaaaaagaaaataacgtCTAGTTAG